The following proteins are encoded in a genomic region of Musa acuminata AAA Group cultivar baxijiao chromosome BXJ2-11, Cavendish_Baxijiao_AAA, whole genome shotgun sequence:
- the LOC135627299 gene encoding zinc finger protein 8-like produces the protein MDELATHDLAACKNPSSAISGIRLFGIDVSHDRGGDGGRSKSGRRFGCHYCCRHFPTSQALGGHQNAHKRQRLRTRHVQFGPAMETGGHSVCGLSDCLRLPHHPSWRASVSAGAGFFGRHGPGTQPMTGRPLLWGVPAVVRGGTGVGLIYSDRMMPLPLMQGDVWKAGGAGNDAVSCATTATSNEYVCESMLSVGETVNLDLHL, from the coding sequence ATGGATGAGCTCGCGACCCATGATCTTGCCGCCTGCAAGAATCCTTCCTCCGCCATCTCCGGCATCCGCCTCTTCGGCATCGACGTCTCCCACGAtcgcggcggcgacggcggcagGAGCAAGAGCGGCCGCCGCTTCGGGTGCCACTACTGCTGCCGCCACTTCCCCACCTCTCAAGCCCTCGGCGGGCACCAAAACGCGCACAAGCGCCAGCGTCTGCGGACGAGGCATGTTCAGTTCGGTCCGGCCATGGAGACCGGTGGCCACAGTGTGTGCGGCCTCAGTGACTGCCTTCGTTTGCCTCACCACCCTTCATGGCGCGCTAGTGTCAGCGCCGGAGCTGGTTTCTTCGGTAGGCACGGTCCGGGGACGCAGCCGATGACGGGTAGGCCATTGCTATGGGGAGTTCCTGCAGTGGTGCGTGGTGGCACGGGCGTCGGCTTGATTTATAGTGATCGAATGATGCCATTACCTCTGATGCAAGGAGATGTGTGGAAAGCGGGTGGAGCCGGTaatgatgcagtttcttgtgctaCTACTGCCACAAGTAACgagtatgtatgtgaatcaatgtTGAGTGTCGGTGAGACCGTGAATTTGGATTTGCacttataa